Proteins from one Shewanella pealeana ATCC 700345 genomic window:
- a CDS encoding bifunctional diguanylate cyclase/phosphodiesterase, which translates to MFREETSQSKVTLRLNKRITRLKKLALKYKRAEITQNALLEISNFAARVTTPEEFYLSLHKSIKKLIPADNFFIATLNSTTGKIEIPFFQDEKDVHPRDCYPNEELSDTLSSGLTGYVLKTDQTLICDDETYRQLVESKAITPRGSHFHQWVGTPIRSVDSTIGVLVFQSYSRDTLYNEIQIELMNFISHHISGVIQKLQNQEQLEQAINTRTKELSIAYNKLKQEVYERRRAERLQKSLFEIADLANSNIDNQEFYSEIHRVISHLLPINNCFISQLNEKRNAITFPYFVSQFDQTLPKPRALSDGLTEYILMHSKPRLLNRNDINELVESGVIYCEAPELNETQEINQWIGIPLFIHGQVCGALTVYSYSFSQNYQEKDLELLTFVSHHIATAIEKKLSAESLKLSYEQLEDKVNQRTKALESVNQDLEKEINQRKCIERQLVHDAKHDNLTGLPNRSMFMERLTQAIKHVRRHSLNRFAVLFIDMDRFKLLNDTLGHLQGDRFLIETAKRLQQCIRSNDMLARLGGDEFVIFLDSINGQQDAEDVAERVLAELSRPYELANQQFNSSASIGLAMSGLSHSDTSESILRDADTAMYQAKSHGKGCYVIFNHGVNQQQIKDIKLENELKNALLNQELKLSYLPIMALGSQQTLAFEPRLFWHHPTLGKLKQAQLNNIAEHCNMVIELDNYLLELVNQSYHHMQLEYGSQLQLHVSISSQHLNHKYALRALKNRVKQCQFNINELTLFFNEKAFVQNTNNHISAFDSLSKLDVKLGIEAYGSAHSAISSLTFLPIQALKLDSSYAAHLNSQQHVKLVKAYFNAAQALEFEIFAVGISNHKQCAILQELGFTKGQGSLLGNVIELETNKNRVCA; encoded by the coding sequence ATGTTTAGGGAAGAAACATCTCAGTCAAAAGTGACATTGAGATTGAATAAAAGGATTACTCGTTTAAAAAAGTTGGCGCTGAAATACAAGCGTGCAGAGATAACTCAAAATGCGCTACTAGAGATCTCTAACTTTGCAGCAAGAGTTACCACTCCTGAAGAATTCTATTTATCACTGCATAAGTCGATCAAAAAACTGATCCCTGCAGATAACTTTTTCATCGCCACACTCAACTCGACCACAGGCAAGATTGAAATCCCTTTCTTTCAAGATGAGAAAGACGTACACCCTAGAGACTGCTATCCCAACGAAGAGTTATCCGACACTTTGTCCAGTGGACTAACTGGCTACGTGCTCAAAACAGATCAAACATTGATCTGTGATGATGAAACCTACCGCCAACTTGTCGAGTCAAAAGCCATCACGCCGCGGGGCAGCCATTTCCATCAATGGGTAGGCACTCCGATTAGAAGCGTCGATAGCACCATAGGTGTATTAGTCTTTCAAAGTTATAGCCGTGACACCCTCTATAATGAGATACAGATTGAGCTAATGAACTTCATTAGCCACCATATTTCTGGAGTGATTCAAAAGCTGCAAAATCAAGAGCAGTTAGAGCAAGCAATAAACACCCGCACCAAAGAGTTAAGCATCGCGTATAACAAACTAAAGCAAGAAGTCTATGAAAGGCGCCGCGCTGAACGTCTACAAAAGTCACTGTTTGAGATCGCAGACTTGGCGAACTCAAATATCGATAACCAAGAGTTCTACAGCGAGATCCATCGCGTCATTAGCCATTTACTGCCAATCAATAACTGCTTTATCTCGCAGCTTAATGAAAAACGAAATGCTATCACCTTTCCCTATTTCGTCTCTCAGTTTGACCAGACCTTGCCAAAACCTCGAGCCCTAAGTGATGGTTTAACCGAGTACATCCTAATGCATAGCAAGCCCAGGTTACTCAATCGAAATGATATTAATGAGCTTGTTGAATCGGGGGTTATCTATTGCGAAGCACCTGAGCTAAATGAAACCCAAGAGATCAACCAATGGATAGGTATCCCCCTGTTTATTCATGGTCAAGTCTGCGGTGCACTGACGGTTTACAGTTATAGTTTTAGCCAAAACTATCAAGAGAAAGACCTAGAGTTACTTACTTTTGTCTCTCACCACATTGCGACTGCGATTGAGAAAAAATTATCTGCCGAGTCATTAAAGCTAAGCTACGAGCAGTTAGAAGACAAAGTTAATCAACGAACTAAGGCATTAGAGAGCGTTAATCAAGATCTTGAAAAGGAGATTAACCAACGTAAATGTATCGAACGCCAGTTAGTGCACGATGCCAAGCATGACAATTTGACAGGCCTTCCCAATCGCTCCATGTTTATGGAGCGCTTAACTCAAGCAATAAAGCATGTGCGTAGGCATAGTCTTAATAGATTTGCCGTACTCTTTATTGATATGGACAGATTTAAGCTGCTTAACGACACCCTAGGCCACCTACAAGGCGACCGCTTCTTAATTGAAACGGCAAAACGCCTGCAACAGTGTATTCGTAGCAATGACATGCTCGCCCGCCTAGGAGGTGATGAGTTTGTTATTTTTCTCGATAGTATCAATGGTCAGCAGGATGCAGAAGATGTAGCAGAAAGAGTATTGGCCGAGCTGTCCAGGCCTTATGAGCTTGCTAACCAGCAATTTAACTCTAGTGCCAGCATTGGCCTTGCGATGAGCGGACTCAGCCATTCAGACACTAGCGAGTCGATACTTCGAGATGCCGATACGGCGATGTACCAAGCAAAATCACATGGTAAAGGCTGCTATGTGATCTTTAATCATGGGGTGAATCAGCAACAGATTAAAGATATCAAGCTAGAAAACGAACTTAAAAATGCTCTACTCAATCAAGAGTTAAAACTCAGTTACCTGCCAATCATGGCATTGGGCTCACAACAAACTCTGGCTTTCGAGCCTAGGCTATTCTGGCATCACCCGACTTTAGGCAAGTTAAAGCAAGCACAACTGAACAATATCGCCGAGCATTGCAACATGGTGATTGAACTCGACAATTACTTATTAGAGTTGGTTAATCAGAGCTATCATCACATGCAACTGGAATATGGCAGTCAACTTCAACTACATGTGTCTATCTCGAGTCAGCACTTGAATCATAAGTATGCGTTAAGAGCCCTTAAAAATAGAGTTAAGCAGTGCCAATTCAATATTAACGAGTTGACCCTGTTTTTTAATGAAAAGGCCTTCGTGCAAAACACCAATAATCACATCAGCGCCTTCGATAGCCTCAGCAAACTTGATGTCAAACTTGGGATTGAAGCCTATGGCAGTGCGCACAGCGCGATCAGTAGCTTGACCTTCCTCCCCATTCAAGCACTAAAACTCGACTCTAGCTATGCCGCTCACCTAAACAGTCAGCAACATGTTAAGTTGGTAAAAGCCTACTTTAATGCGGCTCAGGCTCTAGAGTTTGAGATCTTCGCCGTAGGAATAAGCAATCACAAACAGTGCGCTATATTGCAGGAGTTAGGATTTACTAAAGGCCAAGGTAGCCTATTAGGTAATGTGATTGAGTTAGAGACAAACAAAAACAGGGTATGTGCCTAA